DNA from Strigops habroptila isolate Jane chromosome 2, bStrHab1.2.pri, whole genome shotgun sequence:
TTACCGGTTGCCCTGGATTATGTgtaaccacaaaacaaaaaggctaCTGGGAACTGGCAAACCGGCCGCTGGCTCCGGGGCGCTCCCCGACCTGCAGCGCACCGCGGCTGCCCTCGCTCCCCACACTCGCCCCGGCCGCCTCCCCGCCCCTCCCCGTGGCGTTGGGCtggggcgggccggggcgccCCTTCCCTCCGCTCCGTCTCCATCTCCGTCTCCACCTccacctccatctccatcctcatcctcccGTCTACCTCCCGCCCAGGTGTGTCACCGCTGCCATGCCTCCGCCGTGTCCCCGAGGAGCCCTGCCCGGGGCcgctctcctcttcctcctcttcctcctcccgctgctctgtgcagccccCGGTGAGTGAGCGCCCGCGGCCGGGACGGGGTGAAGGATGGATGCGGGATGCGGGGAGGAAAAACACCACCCGGCGCGTCTCCCGGCGTCCCGCATGAGTGAACGTTTTCGGTCACGCCAAAACTTGTGCAAATTGGGCATCTTGAAGAGCTTGTTTTCCggagcagcagagagcttgCATGTCAGATCTGTTGCACTGCCCGGCCACGAGCTAAAGTCTTGGATTCCTTCCCTTGGATCCCTTCCCTTGGATCCCTTCTGGGAAAGGGCTTCCGCAGGAACAGCTTTGGTGTCCTTTGGGACAGGCTGCCAGGCACAACTCTGAAGTAGCCAGGCCACTGGCATGCCCCTCGCTCAGTGACCTGGGGTTCCCAGCGTTATCGTGCTGCCCCGTACACTGTGCCACAATACTGGCACTGTCTGCAGTCATCTGCTGAAAAATATAATGATTTAATCGGTGAAGAGGCCAGTAAAGGATTTTCTTGCCAAGACGAGCTGGGGAGAGGATGCCAGAAGCTTCCCTGCAGCGTATGTTGTGCTCGAGTGTGGAAACGGGAGCAAAGGGAGGCAATGGGAGAAACTTGTTGCAGAGTTTTGGCTCTTGGGCTGGAGCTATgacaaaaatactttcagtattctctgaaatgcaaacttttttttttgtcctttccttcTTAGTAAATGtatggggtttatttttacttgtctAGATGTTTCAAGAGGGAATAAGCTTAAAGAGATGCTTCAGAAACGAGAAGGTAAGTGAAGAGACAGTGAAGTGCTTccccttatttttcctttagtcAGTTGATGTCAGTGAAAACTGCCAAAATGTTGTCACTGAATTTACAGCTCCAGGCAGACAGCCAGAGAAGCAATGGACAAGTGCCCGGTTCAAAGCTGGTAGCGCACAGCTGCTCTCGCTGCATGCCATACCAAAACCTGCCcgcatagaatcacagaatggtttgcgttggaagggaccttaaagaccatctagtgccccctgccatgggcagggacaccttccactagaccaggttgcttcaagccccatccaacctggccttgaacactgccagggatggggcagccacagcttctctgggcaacctgtgccagcgcctcaccaccctcacagtgaagaatttctttctaatagctaaatcttccctctttcagtttaaagccattctccgTTGTCATgccactacatgcccttgcaaaaagtccctctccagcctcTTCTAAAAgccctctttaggtactggaaagtGTGCATGGAgcctttcttctccaggcttaactgtctcagcctgtcttcatagcagaggtgctccagccctctggtcatcttTGTAACCCTTCTCTGGATGTGCTTCAACAGGTCTATGTCCTTCTCATGTTGGGGTTCcccagaactggatgcagtactccaggtgggatctcaTGTCTGTTTGGGATGTGGTACTGGCAAGGCTGGAGGCTCAGCTCATCAGAGCCCCCTATGAAAACCAGGGTTCCCAGCCACAGGCAGTATGCTGGCATTTTGCTCTGCACAGTGTATAGCATCTACCTTTTCCAGTGTACATATGGCAGACGTGGCGTTTAGCTGGTTTATTCTGGGAGGTCACAATCTTTTCCATGGAATTACAACACACGGAAATACTGCTGGCTcagatgcagagaagaaaatatgcaaaCTGGGCTTGCTTGTGGCGCCTTGACTTGTTCCCTTTGTCCTCTGGGCCTCATGTGTGTTTCCTTCTTGGAAGACTGCTTTCTCTTCAGGGGAGATGATGGGCAAGGGCCCAGTGGGCAGATGCACCGAATGGCTCACTGTTTGAGGGAaaggggtggaaacacagctaTCTGGGGacaaacagcactgcagcagatgGAGGCAGGCTGAAACAGCCTAGAAGTTCTGTTGTCTAGAAGGGTGTCCTCCCCTCAGCCTGCTCCATGTCTAAGGCAAAGAATTTACACCCCCCACAGAGGGGAATCCcactttctgcaaagctgcctaactttgcactgttttcttcctggcaTCGCTCACCACCTGTTTACCAGCCCTAAAACATGTGCCCCATCCATGgctcttttccttccacttgCAGATAGGAGTCACCGCTTGCCATAGGCAAacctgcctgtgcccagcagcaATCCACTTGCTTGTTCAGGTCTGCTGATGAAAGGGACCACCCAAGGGAAGGCTTTTGCAGCACACAAGCATCATGGCCTAGAGAGAACTGCAAAGCCTTGAACTGATGGTGGAGGGAATAGGTAGCCCCTTAATTCCAGCCTCACTCCCCTTTTCCAGTTGTGTACTGAAGTGAGCAGGCTAAGTGCACAGTGCTGGTTCCTTCGCTGGCAGTGTCCCTTGTGCAGGGCTCATTGACATGACGTTTGTTCAGCGGTCCCGCTTCTCAGTCATAACACCCAGCTTGAGCGCACGGGAGTTCTCAGTTTCCAGCTCATCACCGCAGGGCAGCCTGCTGCTTCCCGCTCTTCCTGCGACAACTCATCTATCACTTTTACCTCTTCAATCTCCTTCCCTTGGCAGTCCTCCACCTCCCACGACGAGtttgcccagctcctgcttcaaAGTTTTTCACATTTCCACCTGACTTTCCTGTCTGCCCCAGCCTCTTCCCTCACATCCTCTGAAAATTCCTATCCACATCCACATTCCTGGTCTCTCCCTCATTGCAGCAAACCCTCTGAAGGCAAGGCATTCCTCCTACTCATACACATGCTTCTTGTTCCATGGGAAAACCAAACATCATACCATGTTTTATCATTTCCATGTGTGGCAGCGGGCTAGCCTGTCCTCACATCCACGCCTTTTGGAGGTACATAAATTCCTCTAGCAGCCACAGAAAACTGCCTGCACTCCGGCGGGGCAAGCCAGATGGCATGCCTGGGTCTGGCAGGTTGAGGGCATTCCCATGCATCCACCAAACAGTGTTCTGTGAAAGCCTGATGGGCTTTTATTTTCAGGCATACAGGGCATTTAGTAGCACTTGTTatttaaaagctacattttaCACAGCAGATTCAAAATTCTATCTTCTTATGTGGGCCTCCCTTCACCCTAATAAGTTAACTGTGTTCCTCCAGCCTCTTCAGGCTTTTTAACTTCACCTCTCATTTCCATTCCCAtttctgcaacagcagcacagaggccAGTCTCCTCTCCTCAAAGCACAAATCCGCTGTGTATATGCTCTTTGagtttgggtttatttatttaaactccCCACTTAGCTTCTGTCTTTGAGCTCGGAACAGCTTTTCAAAAATCCAAGTGAACAGGGGTAGCTGAGAAATCCTATTACATCGATGATTCCTTGGGTTTATTATTGTTACTGCTGTCACACACATTGTGCTGCCAAGCACAAAGGTGATGGCATGATGCGAGAAGCATTTCCTTACTTGCTGCAAGCTTCAGGCTGACTAAAAATTTCCTGGCATGccttttggggtggggggaattAATTTCAGCCCCTGTTGCCACGAAGCCTGAGGTGTCAGTGAAAGAAACAACGGCCAAGGAGTTCCTAAACAGCCTGAGACGCCAGAGGCGCCAGCTGTGGGACAGGAGCCAGCCTGACGTACAGCAGTGGTACCAGCAGTTCCTGTACCTGGGGTTTGATGAGGCGGTGAGTAAAAAGCTTTCAGGGGTCAGTAGAGCTTCAGGGTGTGCGGCTGCGAGAGTGGACGCACAGTCATGGGGGCAACCAGGGAGAAGTTGCCCCACTTCTGGTCACAGATACTGTGGTTTCTGTTTCTAAAGTAGCAAATATTGCACAGAAATGTAAGCTCCGTTATTTGTTAGAGATTTCTGCCTTATTTTGTTAATAGAAAAATTGACATTCGAATCTTGCATCGAGTTCTTGGCTGTGACTGAACTTGGCTTGATAAATTGCAAATGGATGTATAAACAAAGCTTGCTTTGAGAAACAGGCAGCAAGACCCAAAGCAATCAATCGTatttcaggaaattaatttgGCAGCCTCAACCTAATcaatttacttttaaacatGCTGAGAAATACACACCAAGCTGGTCATGATTGGCATTCCTCAACGAAATTGCACTAACAATATGTACCTAGTGCATGCCTGGGCCTCCATGGTGCGGGCAGCTCCTGACCATTGTGAGCACTGGCTGCTGAGCCTCAACTCTAAACGTGAAAGGAAAACCATTCGATAATGTGCAGCCAACCTCTCTTCAAAtgagaattatagaatcacagaatggtttgggttggaaaggaccttaagatcatctagttccaacccttctgccatgggcagggacacctcgcattaaaccatgtcacccaaggctctgtccaacctggccttgaacactgccagggatggagcattcacgacttccttgggcaacccattccagtgcctcaccaccctcactgttaagaacttcttccttatatctaatctaaacttcccctgtttaagtttgaacccattaccctttgtcctatcactacagtccctgacgaagagtctctccccagcatccttgtaggcccccttcagatactggaaggatacattttttaagaaacaatttGTAAAAACACTCGAGTGGAATCAAATGTTCGCAGCTCTGCACATAGCTCTAGTAAACAGATGCTGAAATAGGgtgaaaaatgtgcatttagTTGCAGTCTCACATGTAGAATAATTTCTATGTTAATAAGAGGTAAAAATAGTTATAGATGCTGAATTTTTGGCCTCTGTTAGCTGCATGAATGTGTTTAATGAGATTGCATTGGCACGGGCAAGCTGGAGAACATTTTGGACCTTCATGCTACATGGATTGCTTAGAAGATGAATGCACTTATTTTCAAAGCTGGaacaattagaaaaataatcctttgcTTGGACTGAAATAATGAAggatacttttttgttttatcccCTGGGCACCATGCAGATAAAAGTGACTTTTTAACATCATGGCTATAGCACCCTCCCCCAACAGGAATAGGAAAAATAGGCAAAGTAGTTTTATACATCAGAAACTAAAGACTGGGGCCAAATACTAAGAAGTAATAAGGACAAACCATGTAGATAAGACAAATTCTCCTCTGAGTTCCTGTGTGCATTTCGAAAACTGAAATGAGGTCTGTTGTGGGATACAATGAATCTGCTTAGTAGGTTTTCTTGAGTATTAAGACACAGTTTTAACAATGAAATAACTGTTTGTTCCAAGCAAAGGACTTGGGCCATACTTGTCCATTGTGTAttttgcaaaactttttttccaaatctcagccaaaaatatttccaaagagTCATTCAGATGGAAAGGCTTTGGCTTGGCAAGTATTTGATATCCTTGCACAcagtttttcctctgctgttgtGAGCAAAATTGAACTGCTTATTGCATTTCCATAGCTAGAAGGCTGCACTGTACCTTCATTTTTACCCATGCAAAATGGGAGCAAAATATCACAGGCATAAAGCAAAAGCCTGTTGCACCCACTTGCAGTCAGGGACGTTGTGATTAAAGGCATGGGGCACTGGGGAACCAAACCTTTAGATTTTTAAGTGCAAAacattgaaatgtttttattgtccaccacagaaaatgtaatagaAACATTAAAGGTGCTCAGTGCGTGTCTCAGTTTAAGCACTTTACAGGGGGCAGAGGGTGTCGGGATGAGTCCCATATGGGGCTGGGCAGGACTATTCCTGTACTTGGGACCCTGATAAATCCCATAGAGAAGGTAGGTACAAGTCACAGAACCCGCAGAGCTAAAGATTTCATTTTGACAAGTACACAAAGGATCTGAATTTCTGCAAGAGACAAAATGAACCCGTTGCaccatttctgtttctctctttttttgtaaagtTTAGGCTAGGAAagtattctcttttttccacagaaatttgAAGATGACATGTCCTACTGGACCAGCTTAGGGCGTGCTCGTAACGAATACTATGGTGGATACTACCAACACCACTATGATGAAGATTCACCTATTGGTCCACGAAATCCGCACACTTTCAGGCACGGAGCAGGTGTCAACTACGATGATTACTAATGCCATTTATCCTACCATAGCTGGTGCCTACAGGGCTGCACTGGGTGAGGCTGAGTCCTCCTCCCTCAGCCAGAATGaccctgcttttcttccattcaTGTAAAACAGCAAGCGCAAAAGAACTGCCAGACTTTGACGAAAGCAACACGACTTTTTCAATTATTGTTACTTAGTAGCACACTATATATAAAGTGTTATAGATA
Protein-coding regions in this window:
- the ECRG4 gene encoding augurin isoform X2, which gives rise to MPEASLQHVSRGNKLKEMLQKREAPVATKPEVSVKETTAKEFLNSLRRQRRQLWDRSQPDVQQWYQQFLYLGFDEAKFEDDMSYWTSLGRARNEYYGGYYQHHYDEDSPIGPRNPHTFRHGAGVNYDDY
- the ECRG4 gene encoding augurin isoform X1, with product MPPPCPRGALPGAALLFLLFLLPLLCAAPDVSRGNKLKEMLQKREAPVATKPEVSVKETTAKEFLNSLRRQRRQLWDRSQPDVQQWYQQFLYLGFDEAKFEDDMSYWTSLGRARNEYYGGYYQHHYDEDSPIGPRNPHTFRHGAGVNYDDY